The Streptomyces nitrosporeus genome includes a window with the following:
- a CDS encoding Imm53 family immunity protein, whose product MRVCSKTGRSPSGVPDKDRGIQFIQSWYASNCNGEWEHEFGVRMATSDNPGWHIEIDVTETDLEGVHVAREKHELLEGRWMIAWSDGVVFQLACDPLSLCCVDVFFEEVAGKAAACAGDTLA is encoded by the coding sequence ATGCGCGTGTGCTCGAAGACTGGGAGAAGCCCCTCGGGTGTCCCTGACAAGGATCGAGGGATTCAATTCATTCAGTCCTGGTACGCATCGAATTGCAATGGGGAATGGGAACATGAATTCGGTGTTCGCATGGCCACATCAGACAACCCCGGATGGCATATCGAAATCGATGTGACTGAAACCGATTTGGAGGGTGTTCATGTGGCGCGTGAAAAACATGAACTCCTGGAAGGGAGGTGGATGATCGCATGGAGCGATGGAGTGGTCTTCCAATTGGCCTGCGATCCGCTTTCCCTTTGTTGTGTGGATGTATTCTTCGAGGAAGTAGCTGGTAAGGCTGCTGCCTGTGCGGGGGATACCCTCGCGTAG
- a CDS encoding polymorphic toxin-type HINT domain-containing protein, whose translation MRASPFRRSRIRLSARRVRNGVLGVSIALAVGLLPQYAPEAAADDGITRPHSDSGLDDPVSGHNGTAKKYTGTDEAARAEVTEAADVRWPKAASDEVAVAAKGSRGAQAEGLPLKVVATGRTSPSAVRLAVLDRDASEAAGVDGPLMTVSRSDEGTKSGPVGVTLDYGGFAEAYGGGYGSRLRLVTYPQCVLTTPERPECTVATPLATSNDESRTTLTAKVPAAPEATVADGTARAASAPVTVLAATAGTSGGQGDYGATPLKASSEWSVSNSSGVFNWSYPISAPPVPGGLGPQVALAYNSQSVDGQTGATNNQGSWIGEGFGYEPGFIERRYKPCSDDGHDDTNGDQCWGYDNATISLAGGTTGQLIKDDTTGEWHVSSDDFSKIEKLAGATNGDDNGEYWKVTSADGTQYYFGRNRLPGFATGNETTNSAWTVPVYGDDSGEPCYKAALADAYCDQAWRWNLDHVVDPHGNTMSYFYGTETNYYTQGLKTGENGKPYIRGGYLKRIDYGQREGKEYSTKPSARVLFTLAERCVGDLTDCSAAALKDDTAADWPDVPWDRNCKAGAKCPGQNSPTFWTRKKLTEITTQIRNGDTTYENVDRWKLGHTFTDNGDGSKSLWLNTIDHDGLVGTDVSVPSVRLYGTQLANRIDVPGDNVQPFHRFRLHGVESESGSVLSVTYSSPQCTPSTLPEPGSSTVRCYPVKWNPPGVEDPVTDWFNKYVVTSVTESDLVTGSPDQTTTYTYLGDAGWRKARPDGLSKTDYLTWSDWRGYGKVRVESSDGSVSPSNTRSEHTFFRGLHGDTDPDGGTRSVSVTASDGKTYEDSDWKSGTELETTTYNGDKIVSKSVNVPWTKVTATRVKDWGTSTARFVRPGRSDTYVALDGGAWRQTAGTTSYDDKGRAVQVADYGEVDVADNQCTRTEYADNPGKHLYSYVSRVETVAVDCGTTPDRSKHVVSDELTFYDGTTTLGAAPTKGEPTLLKRLASHNGTTATYQEVSTATFDAYGRPLVATDAAKTPVTNVYKDNAYGLAVSKTVTNALGWAATTEYAPQWGAVTAHTDENGKRTDLAHDGLGRTVSVWLPDRAKADHTPSITYEYGIRTNGPNYLRTRKIQADGGSYSDEYTLYDGLLRPRQIQTKGEKGGRLVADTYYDGSGRVVTTNDTYYTSGAPSSTLFVPLNEDIDAQTVTEFDGAGRTTAAILKVAGVEKSRTTYSYGGDRVHVDPPNGQTPTTTITDARDRTVELRQYTGDKPLVPGTANDYVSTTYTYTPAGQLGKLTDDKNNVWSYTYDQRGRKTGSVDPDTGSTGYTYDDLDRLVSTTDARKNTHSTVYDQLGRPLETWQGAPVTGTKLSVSKYDTVAKGELYGTYTYKNGAVLSSVTYPKLSDDLEPATTKYYLSKTAEPELGGTYQFDTEYNADGTVGTQTFPGGGGLSAETVSYDYDDLRRPVGMRTSLGGMRYVSDVGYSATNQLTGLELTTGGTGAKKVWLNYTYEQGTNRLINSKVGVEGASSFIYDAHYAYDAGGNVRSVVDAPAAGTTDTQCFRYDGLRRMTDAWTSKAAPSKAVGTGATDTACASAPSATTVGGTAPYWSTYAFDTLGNRTSTTSHGTGGSATSTTAYTYGENGEGPHQLTSTVENTAATSTTPAVKSTDTYTYDDTGNTENRVIGGDTQKFTWDSRGELTKVTNADGTTTDYVYDAAGSRLLSKTASEATFYLPGMELHLTRSTGEVKGARYYSLAGQTLAVRDTGGVTFLASDHHSTAQITVDAATGATQRRRMDPFGLARGQSPTDWVDDKGFVGGTVQKSTGLTTLGAREYDPGTGRFISADPLIDHSDPQQINGYAYSLNNPVTFSDPDGLMPDDCMLVGISCTKKSNSWDIKATPTYYTYYSVQAPTETPAQYKAREAQNSANIAKQRTIAAAKELAQIVAKELGITDALDCFTTGALGACGATAVNVASSLVGGLLGKMFSKYLFKWKKAEELLTRLTELGDELMSRVKDWYSKTKLAQRYGGSCKVPNSFTSGTRVLMADGTTRPIEDVDIGDEVLATDPETGKTVARKVTAEITGNGLKHLVKVTIDTDGDKGDKTASVTATDGHPFWVEELGDWIDATDLKAGEWLRTSAKTYVQVSAVDRWTAAGETVHNLTVSDLHTYYVVTEGISVLVHNMGRKPGQRPNYDAEGPHTTFVRHGETGQIKKYAEWAPQSNPRNPAPFELVKRFDLEGPFHTNADGTKVETPHINSPNGGDARVLEDWEKPLGCP comes from the coding sequence ATGCGCGCATCCCCCTTCCGAAGATCCCGAATCCGCCTGTCGGCCCGACGCGTACGCAACGGCGTACTGGGCGTGTCCATAGCGCTGGCCGTCGGCCTGCTGCCCCAGTACGCGCCGGAAGCGGCCGCGGACGACGGGATCACCCGGCCGCACTCCGACAGCGGACTCGACGACCCGGTCTCCGGGCACAACGGCACCGCGAAGAAGTACACCGGTACCGACGAAGCCGCCCGTGCCGAGGTCACCGAGGCAGCCGACGTACGCTGGCCGAAGGCCGCCTCCGACGAGGTCGCGGTCGCCGCGAAGGGCTCCAGGGGCGCCCAGGCCGAAGGACTTCCGCTGAAGGTCGTGGCCACCGGCCGCACCAGCCCCAGCGCCGTCCGGCTGGCGGTCCTGGACCGTGACGCCTCCGAAGCCGCGGGCGTCGACGGCCCGTTGATGACCGTGTCCCGCAGCGACGAGGGCACGAAGAGCGGACCGGTCGGCGTCACCCTCGACTACGGCGGCTTCGCCGAGGCGTACGGCGGGGGCTACGGCTCCCGGCTGCGGCTGGTGACCTATCCGCAGTGTGTGCTCACCACTCCCGAGCGGCCGGAGTGCACGGTGGCGACCCCGCTCGCCACCAGCAACGACGAGTCCCGCACCACGCTCACCGCCAAGGTCCCGGCCGCACCCGAGGCGACCGTGGCCGACGGCACCGCCCGGGCCGCCTCGGCCCCGGTGACCGTGCTCGCCGCCACCGCCGGGACGTCCGGCGGCCAGGGCGACTACGGTGCCACGCCCCTGAAGGCGTCGTCGGAGTGGAGCGTCTCCAACTCCTCCGGCGTCTTCAACTGGTCCTACCCCATCAGCGCCCCGCCGGTGCCCGGCGGGCTGGGCCCGCAGGTCGCGCTGGCCTACAACTCCCAGTCCGTGGACGGCCAGACGGGGGCCACGAACAACCAGGGGTCCTGGATCGGCGAGGGCTTCGGCTACGAGCCCGGATTCATCGAACGCCGGTACAAGCCCTGCAGCGACGACGGCCACGACGACACCAACGGCGACCAGTGCTGGGGCTACGACAACGCCACGATCTCCCTGGCCGGCGGCACCACGGGCCAGCTGATCAAGGACGACACCACCGGTGAGTGGCACGTCAGCTCCGACGACTTCTCCAAGATCGAGAAGCTTGCCGGCGCCACCAACGGTGACGACAACGGCGAGTACTGGAAGGTGACGTCGGCCGACGGCACCCAGTACTACTTCGGCCGGAACCGGCTGCCCGGTTTCGCGACCGGCAACGAGACCACCAACTCCGCCTGGACCGTGCCCGTCTACGGGGACGACAGCGGCGAGCCCTGCTACAAGGCCGCCCTCGCGGACGCCTACTGCGACCAGGCGTGGCGCTGGAACCTGGACCACGTCGTCGACCCGCACGGCAACACCATGTCGTACTTCTACGGCACGGAGACCAACTACTACACCCAGGGCCTCAAGACCGGGGAGAACGGCAAGCCGTACATCCGCGGGGGCTACCTCAAGCGCATCGACTACGGTCAGCGCGAGGGCAAGGAGTACTCCACCAAGCCGTCCGCCCGGGTGCTCTTCACCCTCGCCGAGCGCTGCGTGGGAGACCTCACCGACTGCTCCGCGGCGGCCCTGAAGGACGACACGGCGGCGGACTGGCCGGACGTCCCCTGGGACCGCAACTGCAAGGCCGGGGCCAAGTGCCCGGGGCAGAACTCACCCACCTTCTGGACGCGCAAGAAGCTCACCGAGATCACCACGCAGATCCGCAACGGTGACACCACCTACGAGAACGTCGACCGCTGGAAGCTCGGCCACACCTTCACGGACAACGGCGACGGCTCCAAGTCGCTCTGGCTGAACACCATCGACCACGACGGTCTGGTCGGCACCGATGTGTCGGTTCCGTCCGTGCGGCTCTACGGCACGCAGCTGGCCAACCGCATCGACGTACCGGGCGACAACGTCCAGCCCTTCCACCGCTTCCGCCTGCACGGCGTGGAGAGCGAGTCGGGCAGCGTCCTGTCCGTCACGTACTCGTCCCCGCAGTGCACCCCCTCGACCCTGCCCGAACCCGGCAGCTCGACGGTGCGGTGCTACCCGGTCAAGTGGAACCCGCCGGGGGTCGAGGACCCCGTCACCGACTGGTTCAACAAGTACGTGGTCACCTCGGTGACCGAGTCCGACCTGGTCACCGGCAGCCCCGACCAGACCACCACCTACACCTACCTCGGTGACGCGGGCTGGCGGAAAGCGCGGCCCGACGGCCTCTCCAAGACCGACTACCTGACGTGGAGCGACTGGCGCGGCTACGGCAAGGTCCGGGTGGAGTCCTCGGACGGCAGTGTCAGCCCCTCCAACACCAGGTCCGAGCACACCTTCTTCCGCGGCCTGCACGGGGACACCGATCCGGACGGAGGGACCCGCTCGGTCAGTGTGACCGCCTCCGACGGGAAGACCTACGAGGACTCCGACTGGAAGTCCGGCACCGAACTGGAGACGACGACCTACAACGGGGACAAGATCGTCTCCAAGTCGGTCAACGTGCCGTGGACCAAGGTCACCGCCACCCGCGTCAAGGACTGGGGCACCTCCACCGCCCGTTTCGTGCGGCCCGGCCGCTCCGACACCTATGTGGCGCTCGACGGCGGAGCCTGGCGGCAGACCGCCGGCACCACCTCGTACGACGACAAGGGCCGCGCCGTCCAGGTCGCGGACTACGGTGAAGTCGACGTCGCCGACAACCAGTGCACCCGCACCGAGTACGCCGACAACCCCGGCAAGCACCTCTACAGCTACGTCTCCCGCGTGGAGACCGTCGCGGTCGACTGCGGCACCACCCCCGACCGCTCCAAGCACGTCGTCTCCGACGAGCTGACGTTCTACGACGGCACCACCACGCTCGGCGCCGCCCCCACCAAGGGTGAGCCGACCCTGCTGAAGCGGCTGGCCTCGCACAACGGCACGACCGCCACCTACCAGGAGGTCTCCACCGCCACCTTCGACGCCTACGGCCGCCCGCTGGTGGCGACCGATGCGGCGAAGACACCCGTCACCAACGTCTACAAGGACAACGCGTACGGCCTGGCGGTCTCCAAGACCGTGACCAACGCGCTCGGCTGGGCGGCCACCACCGAGTACGCCCCCCAGTGGGGAGCGGTGACCGCGCACACCGACGAGAACGGGAAGCGCACGGACCTCGCCCACGACGGGCTCGGCCGTACCGTGTCCGTCTGGCTTCCGGACCGCGCCAAGGCGGACCACACCCCCTCCATCACCTACGAGTACGGGATCCGCACCAACGGCCCCAACTACCTCCGTACGCGGAAGATCCAGGCGGACGGGGGCTCCTACAGCGACGAGTACACGCTGTACGACGGCCTCCTCAGGCCCCGGCAGATCCAGACCAAGGGCGAGAAGGGCGGACGTCTGGTCGCCGACACCTACTACGACGGCTCCGGACGCGTCGTCACCACCAACGACACCTACTACACCTCAGGCGCCCCCTCGTCCACGCTGTTCGTCCCGCTGAACGAGGACATCGACGCCCAGACGGTGACCGAGTTCGACGGCGCGGGCCGCACCACCGCGGCGATCCTGAAGGTCGCCGGGGTGGAGAAGTCCCGTACCACCTACAGCTACGGCGGCGACCGCGTCCACGTGGACCCGCCGAACGGCCAGACGCCCACCACGACGATCACGGACGCCAGGGACCGCACCGTCGAGCTGCGCCAGTACACGGGCGACAAGCCGCTCGTGCCGGGCACGGCCAACGACTACGTGTCCACCACGTACACGTACACACCGGCCGGGCAGCTGGGCAAGCTCACCGACGACAAGAACAACGTCTGGTCCTACACCTACGACCAGCGCGGCCGTAAGACGGGGTCGGTGGACCCGGACACCGGATCCACCGGCTACACCTACGACGACCTGGACCGCCTGGTCTCGACCACGGACGCCCGCAAGAACACGCATTCCACGGTCTACGACCAGCTGGGCCGGCCTCTGGAGACCTGGCAGGGGGCCCCGGTCACCGGGACCAAGCTGTCCGTCTCCAAGTACGACACCGTGGCGAAGGGCGAGCTGTACGGCACGTACACCTACAAGAACGGCGCCGTCCTGTCGTCGGTCACCTACCCGAAGCTCAGCGACGACCTCGAACCGGCCACGACGAAGTACTACCTCTCCAAGACCGCCGAGCCCGAACTGGGCGGCACCTACCAGTTCGACACCGAGTACAACGCCGACGGCACCGTCGGCACGCAGACCTTCCCCGGCGGAGGCGGCCTCTCCGCGGAGACGGTCTCCTACGACTACGACGACCTGCGGCGTCCGGTCGGCATGAGGACGTCACTCGGCGGAATGCGCTACGTCAGCGACGTCGGCTACTCGGCGACGAACCAGCTGACCGGCCTGGAGCTGACCACCGGCGGGACCGGCGCCAAGAAGGTCTGGCTGAACTACACCTACGAACAGGGCACCAACCGGCTCATCAACTCCAAGGTCGGGGTGGAGGGCGCCAGCTCCTTCATCTACGACGCCCACTACGCCTACGACGCGGGCGGCAACGTCCGGTCCGTCGTGGACGCACCGGCCGCCGGCACCACCGACACGCAGTGCTTCCGCTACGACGGCCTGCGCCGGATGACCGACGCGTGGACCTCGAAGGCCGCCCCGAGCAAGGCGGTCGGCACCGGCGCCACGGACACTGCCTGCGCCTCCGCGCCGTCCGCCACGACCGTCGGCGGCACGGCACCGTACTGGTCCACCTACGCCTTCGACACCCTCGGCAACCGGACCTCCACGACCAGCCACGGCACCGGCGGCTCCGCCACCTCCACCACGGCCTACACCTACGGGGAGAACGGCGAGGGCCCGCACCAGCTCACCAGCACCGTCGAGAACACCGCGGCCACGTCGACGACGCCCGCGGTCAAGTCGACCGACACCTACACCTACGACGACACGGGCAACACCGAGAACCGGGTGATCGGAGGGGACACCCAGAAATTCACCTGGGACAGCCGGGGCGAACTGACCAAGGTCACCAACGCGGACGGCACCACCACGGACTACGTCTACGACGCGGCCGGCAGCCGGCTGCTGAGCAAGACGGCGTCGGAGGCCACGTTCTACCTGCCCGGCATGGAACTCCACCTCACCAGGTCCACCGGTGAGGTCAAGGGGGCGCGCTACTACAGCCTGGCCGGCCAGACCCTGGCGGTCCGCGACACCGGCGGCGTCACCTTCCTCGCCTCGGACCACCACAGCACGGCCCAGATCACCGTGGACGCGGCGACAGGCGCCACCCAGCGCCGCCGGATGGACCCGTTCGGCCTGGCCCGCGGGCAGTCCCCGACGGACTGGGTGGACGACAAGGGCTTCGTCGGCGGCACCGTGCAGAAGTCCACCGGACTCACCACGCTCGGGGCACGCGAGTACGACCCGGGCACAGGCCGGTTCATCTCCGCCGACCCGCTCATCGACCACAGCGACCCGCAGCAGATCAACGGGTACGCGTACAGCCTGAACAACCCGGTCACCTTCTCGGACCCCGACGGCCTGATGCCCGACGACTGCATGTTGGTCGGCATCAGCTGCACCAAGAAGAGCAACAGCTGGGACATCAAGGCGACTCCGACCTACTACACGTACTACAGCGTCCAGGCACCCACGGAGACCCCGGCCCAGTACAAGGCCCGTGAGGCGCAGAACTCGGCGAACATCGCCAAGCAGCGGACCATCGCCGCCGCCAAGGAACTCGCCCAGATCGTCGCCAAGGAACTCGGCATCACCGATGCCCTGGACTGCTTCACCACCGGCGCTCTGGGAGCCTGCGGGGCGACGGCCGTCAACGTCGCGTCCAGCCTCGTCGGCGGTCTGCTCGGCAAGATGTTCAGCAAGTACCTCTTCAAGTGGAAGAAGGCCGAGGAACTTCTCACCCGCTTGACGGAGCTGGGCGACGAGCTCATGAGCAGGGTCAAGGACTGGTACAGCAAGACGAAGCTGGCCCAGCGCTATGGAGGCTCGTGCAAGGTACCGAACAGCTTCACATCCGGCACACGTGTCCTGATGGCCGACGGCACCACCAGACCGATCGAGGACGTCGACATCGGTGACGAGGTCCTGGCCACCGATCCGGAAACAGGAAAGACCGTGGCCCGCAAGGTCACGGCCGAGATCACGGGCAACGGCCTGAAGCACCTCGTCAAGGTCACCATCGACACCGACGGTGACAAGGGCGACAAGACCGCCTCGGTCACCGCGACCGACGGACACCCGTTCTGGGTCGAGGAGCTCGGTGACTGGATCGACGCCACCGATCTCAAGGCCGGCGAATGGCTCCGCACGAGCGCCAAGACGTACGTCCAGGTCTCTGCGGTCGACCGCTGGACGGCGGCGGGCGAGACGGTTCACAACCTGACTGTCAGTGACCTGCACACGTATTATGTTGTAACAGAGGGCATAAGCGTCCTGGTTCACAACATGGGGCGAAAGCCCGGGCAGCGGCCGAACTATGATGCGGAAGGCCCTCACACCACGTTTGTGCGCCATGGGGAGACGGGGCAAATCAAGAAATACGCGGAGTGGGCGCCGCAATCGAATCCCCGTAATCCGGCGCCATTCGAACTCGTGAAGAGATTCGACCTGGAGGGCCCCTTCCATACGAACGCGGACGGTACGAAAGTGGAAACCCCGCATATTAACTCTCCTAATGGAGGTGATGCGCGTGTGCTCGAAGACTGGGAGAAGCCCCTCGGGTGTCCCTGA